The Pseudarthrobacter defluvii DNA window GGTGGGAACGGGAAGTTCACTGTCGCGCAGGGTGACGTTCAGGCCGGTGCCCAGGATGACCGGGGGCACGTTGCCGTCCGCCATGGGCCCCAGCTGTGCGAGGATGCCGGCGATCTTCCTGCCGCGCACCAGGACGTCGTTGGGCCATTTAAGCTCGGCGGGGATGCCGGCGGTTTCCAGGAGCGTTTCGCGCAGCGCGAGGGCTGCGATCAGGGAGAGCCAGGAGTAGCTCTGGGTCGGCAACGGCCGCCCGTCCGCGTTGACCGGGCGCAGGACTACCGAGACGGACACCGAACTCAGCGGCGGAGCTTCCCAGTGCCGGTCCAGCCGTCCCCTGGCGGCCGTCTGGTACTCGGCGGTCAGGACGGAGAGGTCCGGCCAGGCCGCGGGATCCACTATGGCATCACGCAGGAGGTCCGCGTTGGTGGAGCCGGTGGAGTCCACCACGTTGATCCGGGGTATCCCGGCGGCGGACAGGAAACGCTGGTCGGCCAGGTCCCCGCGGTTCAGAGGGGTGCCTGGTGCGTGTGCGTCGTCCATAGCTAAATCCTACCGAGCCGGATCCTGCCGGGCTAAGTCCTGCGTGCGGCGCCGTGCCCGGCGGGCTTGCAGCGAAGGGTGCCGCTTAGAGGAAGATGTCCGGAACCAGCTGGTCCTCCGGCGCCCCAAGGCTGTAGGGGCGGAAGTCGGTCACACCCGCAGCGGTGAGCACCTGCTCGTCCGTGTAGAAGTTGCCCGACGGCGGCGCGCCGGCACCGAGGTTGGCTCCGGTCAGGACGGCGTGGGCGGCGTCCGCCATGATCTGCGGACCCCGCGCGGCCATGACCATGGTGTCGCCGTGCGGCATGTTGCGGATGGCCGCCGTATCGATCAGGGTGCACGGCCACAGCGAGTTGACCCGGATCCCGTCCGATTTCAGTTCCTCGGCAAGGCCCAGGGTGGTCAGGCTCATCCCGTATTTGGCCATGGTGTAGGCAAGGTGCCTGCCCGCCCAGGACGGGTGCAGGTTCAACGGCGGCGAGAGGGTGAGGATGTGTCCCTGTTCCGAGGCCCGCAGCGCCGGGAGGGCGAGCTTAGACAGCAGGAAGGTGCCGCGGACATTGATGTCCTGCATCAGGTCGTACTTTTTCATGTCCACGGCGTCTGTGGTGGACAGGTCGATGGCGGACGCATTGTTAATGACGGCATCAATGCCGCCGAACCGCCGCACCGCTGCGTCCACGGCGCCGGCCACGTCTTCGTCCCTGCGCACGTCACCCACCAGCGGCAGCGCCTGTCCTCCGGCCGCCACCAGTTCCTCGGCAGCGGTGTGGACGGTGCCCTCCAGCTTGGGATGCGGCTCCCCGGTCTTGGCCAGGAGCACGATGTTGGCGCCGTCGCGGGCGGCCCTCCTGGCAATGGCGAGGCCGATTCCGCGGCTGCCGCCGGAGATCAGGATGGTCCGTCCGGCCAAGGAGCCTGCGGCCCGGTAGGGGCTTTCGGGAGCACGCGAAGCATCGTTGCTTGAAGTCATGGGACCACTGTAACCCAACTAAGTTACCGGCGAGTAACATTGAGGAGGGGTTGCTGGAACGGCGGAAAATTGTAGGTTCCCTACAGCTGCGGGCACCCAAAGCGTCACTAGACTTGCCAGCAGGGTTCGTCCTTTGTGTGGATGCTACTTAAAGCTCCGCGCAGCCCGACCCGCCAGCCAACAGAACTGACCTGCTACAGAGCCGGAGACACTTGATGAGCCACGATCTGACAACGACAGCGGGAAAGATTGCCGATTTCCGCGACCGCCAGGCGCGTGCCGAACAGCCCTCCGGCCCCGAAGCCATCGAAAAGCAGCATGCCCGCGGCAAGAACACCGCCCGGGAGCGCATTGCCCTGCTGCTGGACGAGGACTCCTTTGTTGAGTTCGACGCCCTGGCCGTCCACCGCTCCACCGCCTTCGGCATGGAAAAGAAGAAACCGCTGGGCGACGGCCTGGTCTCTGGCTACGGAACCGTGGACGGCCGGCTGGTGGCCGTCTACAGCCAGGACTTCACCGTCTACGGCGGATCACTGAGCCAGGTCAACGGCGAAAAGATCGTCAAGGTCCAGGAGTTCGCGCTCCGCAACGGCTGCCCCGTCGTCGGCATCCTGGACGGCGGCGGCGCCCGCATCCAGGAAGGCGTGGCCTCCCTGGCCATGTTCGCGGACATCTTCCGCAACAACGTCCATGCCAGCGGGGTTGTGCCGCAGATTTCGCTCATCATGGGCCCGTCCGCCGGCGGCGCGGCCTACTCCCCCGCACTGACCGACTACGTGGTGATGGTGGACAAGACCTCGCACATGTTCATCACCGGGCCCGATGTCATCAAGACCGTCACCGGCGAGGACGTGGATATGGAAACGCTGGGCGGCGCCCGGCAGCACAACGCCACCACCGGCACCTCCACCTACCTCGCGTCGGATGAGACCGACGCCATCGAGTTCGTGCGGGAACTGCTGGACTTCCTGCCTTCCAACAACCTGTCCGAGGCACCCGTGCTGGGGCACCAGCAGGAGATGGAGGTGGACGACGACGACCTCGCACTGGACACGCTTGTTCCGGATTCAGCCAACCAGCCCTACGACATGCGTGCCGTGGTGGAGCAGATCGTGGACGACGGGCACTTCCTGGAGATGCAGGCGCTCTACGCCCCCAACGTGATGATCGGCTACGGCCGGGTGGAGGGCCACACGGTGGGGATCGTGGCCAACCAGCCCATGCAGTTCGCCGGCACCCTGGACATCGCCGCGTCAGAAAAGGCAGCCCGCTTCGTGCGCCACTGCGATGCCTTCAACATCCCCATCATCACCCTGGTGGACGTCCCTGGATTCCTTCCGGGCAAGGACCAGGAGTTCCAGGGCATCATCCGCCGCGGCGCCAAGCTCCTCTACGCCTACGCCGAGGCCACCGTCCCCAAGCTCACCGTCATCACCCGCAAGGCCTACGGCGGCGCCTACATCGTCATGGGCTCCAAGAAGCTCGGGGCCGACCTGAATCTGGCCTGGCCCACAGCGCAGATCGGCGTGATGGGTGCCCAGGGCGCCGTGAACATCCTCTACCGCCGCGATCTGGCAGCCGTTGCCCAGGAGGGCGGCGACGTTGAGGTCCGCCGCGCCGAGGTGATCCAGCAGTATGAGGAAGAACTCCTCAACCCTTACCAGGCTGCCGAGCTGGGTTACGTGGACGCCGTCATCGCCCCTTCGGACACCCGGATCCAGATCATCAGGGGGCTGCGCGCCCTGCGCGACAAACGGGCCAGCCTGCCCGCCAAGAAGCATGGGAACATCCCGCTGTGACCCCCACTCCAGGGGCGCCTGAGCCCGACGAAACCCCGGACGGCGCGCAAGCAACCGCTGCTCCCCTGCTCTCTGTCGTCAAAGGACAGCCGAGCGCCGAGGAGCTGGCCGCACTGACCGCCGTCGTGCTTTCCCTCAGCGGGGAAAGCCCGGCGCCCGCCAGGACCGCCAGCGTGCGGCACTGGGTCCGCAGGCAGCAGCTGCGGCTCGCCCCCACGCCCGGCCCGGGAGCGTGGAAACGCAGCCACGGCTGACGCCGCTCATTGCCCCGTCGCGTGGCCGGGTAGTCTCGGGGTGTGACTACAGACACCTCCCCCGCTGCGCGCCCGCATACCCGGATCGACGCTGTCTCGGACAACTACACAGACACCCTGATCAGGCTTAACCCCACGTTCGCCACCACCCTTGGCCTGCCGGGACATGAGACGGAATACCAGGACTTCTCCCCCGCCGGCATCGCCGGATTCGCAGAGGCGGCACGGGAAGCCCTGGCCGCACTGGAAGGCCTGGAGCCTGAGGACGACGTGGACGCCGTCACCCTGGATGCCATGCGGGAGCGGCTGGGCCTGCATCTGCTGATCCACGCCTCCGGGTGGGAGTACGCAGCCCTGAACAACATTGCCTCGCCCGCCCAGGACATCAGGGCCATCTTCGACCTCATGCCCACCGAAACGGAACAGGACTGGGAGCACATCGCCGGGCGCGCCCACAACGTCCCGGCGGCGATCAGCGGCTACACCGAGTCCCTGCGACTGGCCAAGGACGCCGGCAAGGTGGCGGCCGCCCGCCAAGTGCGCATCGTCATCGATCAGGTCACCAAGTATGCCGCGGAGGACGGCTTCTTCGCGAAGCTTACGGCCGGCGCCGCCACGGGTGCCGGGCCGTTTCCCGCGGCCCTGCAGGAGATGCTCGACGCCGGTGCTGACGCCGCCCGGAGCGCCTACAGCGGGCTGGCGGAATTCCTGCGCACCGAACTGCTCCCCGCCGCGCCCGAGAAGGACGCCGTGGGCAGGGCACGCTACGCGCTGGCGTCGCGTTCCTTCCTGGGCGCTGAGGTGGACCTGGAGGAAACGTACGCGTGGGGCGTGCAGGAACTGGACCGGCTCATCGCCGAGCAGGAACAGGTTGCGGCCACCATCAAGGCAGGCGCCGGCATCGCCGAAGCCAAGGAAATCCTCAACAACGATCCCGCGCGCCAGTTGAAGGGGACGGACGCGCTCCGGGAATGGATGCAGGGCCTCTCCGATAAGGCCGTGGCCGAACTCGCGGGCGTGCACTTCGATATTCCGGACGTGATGAAGAAACTCGAGTGCCGGATCGCCCCTACCGATGAAGGCGGCATCTACTACACCGGCCCCTCGGACGACTTCAGCCGCCCGGGCCGCATGTGGTGGTCCGTTCCCGCCGGCGAGGACACCTTTACCACGTGGGCCGAAACCACCACCGTTTACCACGAGGGCGTTCCCGGCCACCACCTCCAGGTGGCCACCGCAACCTACCGGCGCGAGCTGCTGAACAAGTGGCGGCGGAACGTCTGCTGGACCTCCGGGCACGGCGAAGGCTGGGCACTCTACGCGGAAAAGCTTATGCAGGAACTGGGATACCTCAACGACCCCGGCGACCACATGGGGATGCTGGACATGCAGCGGATGCGTGCCGCGCGCGTGGTCTTCGACATCGGCGTCCATCTCGAGCTCGGGATGCCCGAACGTTGGGGCTCCGGCACCTGGACCGCCGACAAGGGGTACGGGTTCCTCAAGGAAAACCTGCCCATCAGCGAAGGCCAGCTCAACTTCGAATTCACCCGCTACCTCGGCTGGCCCGGCCAGGCCCCCTCCTACAAGGTGGGCCAGCGCCTCTGGGAACAGATCCGTGCGGAACTTGAATCGCGGCCCGGTTTCGACCTCAAGGAGTTCCACACCAAGGCACTCAACATCGGCTCTGTCGGACTCGACACCCTCCGCCGGGCGCTGCTCACGAGTCCGCCCACTTTCCGGCCGGGTCCCCCACCTCCGTAATGGACAGTGCGCACAGTAATCAATAAGCTTGCTTACTAATTGAGTGCGGCCGTGCGTTGCCAGATGGAGAGGGAGAGCCCATTGACTGAGCCCCAAGGGACACCGGCCGGGACGGGAGTGCGGGGCGAACTGCGCCAGGACTCTTCCGTGGGCGGCAAGGACCTCACCCGATGGGACACCCGTGCCGGCCGGACACTGGTCGACGCAGCACACCGCATAAGCCAGGTGCTGGGTCCACACGGCGCACTGATCCTGACCCTGCTGGTGGGCGCGGTCATTTCCGCTGCCTTGACCGCCGCCTTCAGCGAGGTTTATGAGGCCGTAGTGGCCGCTAACGGCGTGGCAGGGCTGGACCACCCGGCACTGGACGCCAGCAAGGACCTCCGCACGCCCACGCTGGACCTGG harbors:
- a CDS encoding biotin--[acetyl-CoA-carboxylase] ligase is translated as MDDAHAPGTPLNRGDLADQRFLSAAGIPRINVVDSTGSTNADLLRDAIVDPAAWPDLSVLTAEYQTAARGRLDRHWEAPPLSSVSVSVVLRPVNADGRPLPTQSYSWLSLIAALALRETLLETAGIPAELKWPNDVLVRGRKIAGILAQLGPMADGNVPPVILGTGLNVTLRDSELPVPTATSVALEGARTTDRTALLKSYLSHFAVLYRSFCNADGDPTAGIAGGPSLHKRVEAVMVTLGKQVRAQLPGDHEIIGHASRLDDYGSLLVLDRDGREHVVTAGDVVHLRPWTAPDAPTQGGYA
- a CDS encoding SDR family oxidoreductase, with the translated sequence MTSSNDASRAPESPYRAAGSLAGRTILISGGSRGIGLAIARRAARDGANIVLLAKTGEPHPKLEGTVHTAAEELVAAGGQALPLVGDVRRDEDVAGAVDAAVRRFGGIDAVINNASAIDLSTTDAVDMKKYDLMQDINVRGTFLLSKLALPALRASEQGHILTLSPPLNLHPSWAGRHLAYTMAKYGMSLTTLGLAEELKSDGIRVNSLWPCTLIDTAAIRNMPHGDTMVMAARGPQIMADAAHAVLTGANLGAGAPPSGNFYTDEQVLTAAGVTDFRPYSLGAPEDQLVPDIFL
- a CDS encoding acyl-CoA carboxylase subunit beta → MSHDLTTTAGKIADFRDRQARAEQPSGPEAIEKQHARGKNTARERIALLLDEDSFVEFDALAVHRSTAFGMEKKKPLGDGLVSGYGTVDGRLVAVYSQDFTVYGGSLSQVNGEKIVKVQEFALRNGCPVVGILDGGGARIQEGVASLAMFADIFRNNVHASGVVPQISLIMGPSAGGAAYSPALTDYVVMVDKTSHMFITGPDVIKTVTGEDVDMETLGGARQHNATTGTSTYLASDETDAIEFVRELLDFLPSNNLSEAPVLGHQQEMEVDDDDLALDTLVPDSANQPYDMRAVVEQIVDDGHFLEMQALYAPNVMIGYGRVEGHTVGIVANQPMQFAGTLDIAASEKAARFVRHCDAFNIPIITLVDVPGFLPGKDQEFQGIIRRGAKLLYAYAEATVPKLTVITRKAYGGAYIVMGSKKLGADLNLAWPTAQIGVMGAQGAVNILYRRDLAAVAQEGGDVEVRRAEVIQQYEEELLNPYQAAELGYVDAVIAPSDTRIQIIRGLRALRDKRASLPAKKHGNIPL
- a CDS encoding acyl-CoA carboxylase subunit epsilon; this translates as MTPTPGAPEPDETPDGAQATAAPLLSVVKGQPSAEELAALTAVVLSLSGESPAPARTASVRHWVRRQQLRLAPTPGPGAWKRSHG
- a CDS encoding DUF885 domain-containing protein, encoding MTTDTSPAARPHTRIDAVSDNYTDTLIRLNPTFATTLGLPGHETEYQDFSPAGIAGFAEAAREALAALEGLEPEDDVDAVTLDAMRERLGLHLLIHASGWEYAALNNIASPAQDIRAIFDLMPTETEQDWEHIAGRAHNVPAAISGYTESLRLAKDAGKVAAARQVRIVIDQVTKYAAEDGFFAKLTAGAATGAGPFPAALQEMLDAGADAARSAYSGLAEFLRTELLPAAPEKDAVGRARYALASRSFLGAEVDLEETYAWGVQELDRLIAEQEQVAATIKAGAGIAEAKEILNNDPARQLKGTDALREWMQGLSDKAVAELAGVHFDIPDVMKKLECRIAPTDEGGIYYTGPSDDFSRPGRMWWSVPAGEDTFTTWAETTTVYHEGVPGHHLQVATATYRRELLNKWRRNVCWTSGHGEGWALYAEKLMQELGYLNDPGDHMGMLDMQRMRAARVVFDIGVHLELGMPERWGSGTWTADKGYGFLKENLPISEGQLNFEFTRYLGWPGQAPSYKVGQRLWEQIRAELESRPGFDLKEFHTKALNIGSVGLDTLRRALLTSPPTFRPGPPPP